A window of Lagopus muta isolate bLagMut1 chromosome 16, bLagMut1 primary, whole genome shotgun sequence contains these coding sequences:
- the SDCBP2 gene encoding syntenin-2, with amino-acid sequence MATLYPSLEDMKVHQVLQAQAAAGIGTPATMVLTEKPKLLEKLKVTSSTVPSAPPMLYPNLAELENYMGLVLSSEEIQKSLFPDNSTALTPVGSLPGQLVAPLSGNNTGLRRAEIKPGVREIHLCKDERGKTGLQLKYIDEGIFVQLVKANSPAALVGLRFGDQILQIDGKNCAGWSSNKAQRALKKASPEKIVMVVRDRPFQRTVTIHKDSNGQVGVMLKKGKIVSLVKDSSAARNGLLIHHYICEVNGQNVIGMKDKQLMEVLAGAGNIITLTIIPAVIYEHMVKRLSSGQMKSSMDHSIPDL; translated from the exons ATGGCAACGCTCTACCCCTCACTGGAGGACATGAAGGTCCACCAGGTCCTGCAG gcacaggcagctgctgggatTGGCACCCCTGCCACCATGGTGCTCACTGAGAAGCCAAAgctcctggagaagctgaagGTCACCTCTAGCACCG TGCCCTCAGCACCACCCATGCTGTACCCCAACCTGGCCGAGCTGGAGAATTACATGGGGCTGGTGCTCTCCAGCGAAGAGATCCAGAAAAGCCTCTTCCCAGATAACAGCACT GCGCTGACTCCCGTCGGGTCTCTGCCGGGACAGCTGGTTGCCCCACTGAGTGGGAACAATACGGGGCTGCGGCGGGCGGAGATCAAACCGGGTGTGCGAGAGATCCACCTCTGCAAGGACGAGCGGGGCAAGACGGGGCTGCAGCTGAAATACATCGACGAG GGCATCTTCGTGCAGCTGGTGAAGGCCAACTCTCCGGCGGCGCTGGTGGGGCTGCGCTTTGGTGACCAGATCCTGCAGATCGATGGCAAGAATTGTGCAGGCTGGAGCAGCAACAAGGCGCAGCGGGCACTGAAGAAGGCATCCCCGGAGAAGATTGTCATGGTGGTGAGGGACAG ACCGTTCCAGCGCACTGTCACCATACACAAGGACAGCAACGGGCAGGTGGGTGTCATGCTGAAGAAGGGGAAAATCGTGTCGCTGGTCAaggacagctctgctgcccgCAATGGGCTCCTGATACACCACTACATCTGTGAGGTCAATGGTCAGAACGTCATCGGCATGAAG GACAAACAGCTGATGGAGGTGCTGGCGGGCGCAGGGAATATCATCACTCTGACCATCATCCCTGCTGTCATCTATGAGCACATGGTGAAACG GCTGTCATCGGGACAGATGAAGTCATCCATGGACCACTCCATCCCCGACCTCTGA